One Mauremys mutica isolate MM-2020 ecotype Southern unplaced genomic scaffold, ASM2049712v1 Super-Scaffold_277, whole genome shotgun sequence DNA segment encodes these proteins:
- the LOC123361543 gene encoding arf-GAP with coiled-coil, ANK repeat and PH domain-containing protein 1-like, which yields MPSRTPISPRLRITLCIECSGIHRPPISTRSLRLGITLCIECSGIHRSLGVHFSKVRSLTLDSWEPELVKLMCELGNGALNRIYEARVDEMTVKRPQPGCSRAEKESWIRAKYVEKKFITKLPEARLSRGGRRGPSDRDRPLRPPLKPKPGSVGRAAAPELGEAGPPPEDLRSLHPGALLYWAAGHQNLPTMADALAHGADVNWVNAAEESRTPLLRAVAVNSLLACEFLLQNGANVNQADSAGRGPLHHATILGHTGLACLFLKRGANLNAVDAEGKDPLSIAIDTANADIVTLLRLAKMREAEVAQGQSGDETYLDIFRDFSLMASDNPEKLTRRDLKLTTL from the exons ACCACCGATCTCCACCCGTTCCCTCCGCCTGGGCATCACGCTCTGCATCGAGTGCTCCGGCATCCACCG GAGCCTGGGGGTCCATTTCTCCAAGGTTCGCTCCCTGACGCTCGACTCCTGGGAGCCGGAGCTCGTCAAG ctgatgTGCGAACTGGGGAACGGAGCCTTGAACCGCATTTACGAGGCGCGTGTGGACGAGATGACAGTCAAGAGACCCCAACCCGGCTGCTCCcg GGCGGAGAAGGAGAGCTGGATCCGGGCCAAGTACGTCGAGAAGAAATTCATCACCAAGTTGCCGGAGGCGCGGCTGAGCCGGGGGGGCCGCCGGGGCCCCTCGGACCGGGACCGGCCCCTCCGGCCCCCCCTCAAGCCCAAACCGGGCAGCGTTGGCCGGGCTGCAG CTCCGGAGCTGGGGGAGGCCGGCCCCCCCCCCGAAGATCTGCGCAGCCTCCACCCGGGGGCGCTGCTCTACTGGGCCGCCGGCCACCAGAACCTGCCCACCATGGCCGACGCCCTGGCCCACGGCGCCGACGTCAACTGGGTCAACGCCGCCGAGGAGAGCCGGACCCCCCTGCTGCGGGCCGTGGCTGTG AACTCCCTGCTGGCCTGCGAGTTCCTGCTGCAGAACGGAGCCAACGTCAACCAGGCGGACAGCGCCGGGCGCGGGCCCCTGCACCACGCCACCATCCTGGGCCACACCGG GCTGGCCTGCCTGTTCCTCAAGCGGGGGGCCAACCTGAACGCGGTCGACGCGGAGGGGAAGGACCCGCTCTCCATCGCCATAGACACGGCCAACGCTGACATCGTCACCCt gcTGCGGCTGGCCAAGATGCGGGAGGCGGAGGTCGCGCAGGGACAGTCAG gcGACGAGACCTACCTCGACATCTTCCGGGACTTCTCCCTGATGGCGTCCGACAACCCCGAGAAGTTGACCCGCCGGGACCTGAAACTCACCACCCTCTAG